In a single window of the Portunus trituberculatus isolate SZX2019 chromosome 9, ASM1759143v1, whole genome shotgun sequence genome:
- the LOC123501309 gene encoding cuticle protein 19-like: MHDSHVHHNFHHHHHHCTMAAKVLLLMALMAAAAADRRPHSHEISYGSFESDEPKYDFNYHVNDYYGNNFGHQENRDGDYTRGEYFTLLPDGRKQTVKYVVDGYSGFLADVSYEGEARYDSGSHESYRPRYDSEPREFFRRRDSDSREFNRPIRRFGYRGSDEY; encoded by the exons ATGCATGATTCTCATGTTCATCacaacttccaccaccatcaccatcactgtacAATGGCTGCCAAG GTGCTCCTTCTCATGGCTCTGATGGCAGCGGCCGCCGCCGACAGACGCCCTCACAGTCACGAG ATCTCCTATGGGTCGTTTGAGTCTGATGAGCCCAAGTACGACTTTAATTACCACGTGAACGACTACTACGGGAACAACTTCGGTCACCAAGAAAACCGTGACGGCGACTATACTCGCGGTGAATATTTCACCCTTCTTCCCGACGGTCGCAAACAGACGGTAAAGTACGTGGTGGACGGCTACTCTGGTTTCCTAGCCGACGTCAGCTACGAGGGCGAGGCGCGCTACGACTCTGGCTCGCACGAGTCCTACAGGCCAAGATACGACTCTGAACCCCGTGAGTTCTTCAGAAGACGAGACTCAGACTCCCGCGAGTTCAATAGGCCAATCCGCAGGTTCGGCTACCGTGGATCGGATGAATACTAG
- the LOC123501308 gene encoding sarcoplasmic reticulum histidine-rich calcium-binding protein-like → MNIKAVSLLAVVAAAAAMPQQYAQQAQYNPYSRVAYNPYKSRDAKYEYNYGPSQYFKREANPTSPGQGGSANVFKEKGTTTQVQVVDSYTSPAENNFKIETVDPEHRQHQHQQQHQHRIHDQPHDQGQQKHHRQQQHHDQHQHNDQHQHNDQHERRPHNHGRYHHDKDEACDYLYGPGYYDAYNFWKESNESDESDSSSEESKSKESKEHKSGSHESHESKSSSHESDESKSGSHESDESKSGSHESKESKSGSHESKESKSGSHESKESKSGSHESKESKSGSHESKESKSGSHESKESKSGSHESDESESGSHESTSSSHEHHSKTKKEKKTKYKLGARQSGESTSFYLPLYGFRPTNNYKHSSDSSESHHSSEEKNSHKHGSPFIASYKPEIKYMPVYNYGTYS, encoded by the exons ATGAACATCAAG GCGGTGTCCCTCCTAGCTGTGGTGGCAGCTGCCGCCGCCATGCCACAGCAATACGCCCAGCAG gCTCAGTACAACCCTTACTCCAGAGTGGCCTACAACCCATACAAGTCACGCGACGCCAAGTACGAATATAATTACGGACCGAGCCAGTACTTCAAGAGAGAAGCGAATCCCACGAGCCCAGGACAAGGCGGCTCAGCCAACGTGTTCAAGGAAAAAGGTACCACTACTCAGGTGCAAGTTGTGGACAGCTACACCTCTCCCGCAGAGAATAACTTCAAGATTGAGACTGTTGACCCAGAACATCGCCAGCAtcagcaccaacagcagcaccagcaccgcaTCCATGACCAGCCCCACGACCAAGGCCAGCAAAAGCACCACCGTCAACAGCAGCACCACGACCAGCACCAGCACAACGACCAGCACCAGCACAACGACCAGCACGAGCGCCGCCCCCACAACCACGGCAGGTACCACCACGACAAGGATGAGGCCTGTGACTACCTGTACGGCCCTGGCTACTACGACGCCTATAACTTCTGGAAAGAGTCCAACGAATCAGACGAATCTGATTCCAGTTCAGAGGAGTCTAAATCCAAAGAGTCAAAAGAGCACAAGTCAGGTTCTCACGAGTCACATGAGTCCAAATCCAGCTCTCATGAGTCAGACGAGTCCAAATCAGGTTCTCATGAGTCAGATGAGTCCAAATCCGGTTCTCATGAGTCAAAGGAGTCGAAATCCGGTTCTCATGAGTCAAAGGAGTCGAAATCCGGTTCTCATGAGTCAAAGGAGTCGAAATCCGGTTCTCATGAATCAAAGGAGTCGAAATCCGGTTCTCATGAGTCAAAGGAGTCCAAATCCGGTTCTCATGAGTCAAAGGAGTCCAAATCCGGATCCCATGAGTCAGACGAGTCAGAATCAGGTTCCCATGAGTCCACATCCAGTTCTCACGAGCACCATTCTAagacgaaaaaggagaagaagacaaaatacaAGCTCGGTGCTCGTCAGTCTGGTGAGTCCACGTCCTTCTACCTGCCGCTGTACGGCTTCCGACCCACCAACAACTACAAACACTCCAGTGACTCCAGCGAGTCTCACCACAGCTCAGAGGAGAAGAATTCACACAAACACGGGTCGCCTTTCATTGCAAGTTACAAACCTGAAATAAAATACATGCCTGTGTATAACTACGGCACATATTCATAG
- the LOC123501310 gene encoding zinc finger Ran-binding domain-containing protein 2-like, giving the protein MNIKVVSLLAVVAAAAARPQQYGLKQQYDSYSKEFYSPYKSHESKLEHEYGVSDYYRKGHDGVDVTKERSSAHGQDVHASTDGDNIKREVVPSTYSIEDSFRNKPRCQEPCDYLYNAALHQAYDFWKDSKESEESESGSDESKSGSHESKESKSSSHESSESESKSKESKESKESGSSETKESKESKKKKKSKESGSSESKESKESKESKESKESKESKESKESKNLKNQRNLRSPKNLKSPKNLKSPRSPRNQKNLKNQRNLRSQGVQRIKGVQGI; this is encoded by the exons ATGAACATCAAG GTGGTGTCGCTTCTGGCTGTAGtggcagccgccgccgccaggcCGCAGCAGTATGGTTTAAAG caACAGTACGACTCTTACTCCAAAGAGTTCTATAGCCCTTACAAGTCACACGAATCTAAGCTTGAGCACGAGTACGGAGTCAGTGACTACTACAGGAAAGGCCACGATGGTGTCGACGTGACGAAGGAGAGGAGCAGCGCCCACGGGCAGGATGTGCACGCCAGTACAGATGGGGACAACATCAAGCGCGAGGTTGTCCCCAGCACTTACTCCATAGAGGATTCCTTTAGGAACAAGCCGCGTTGTCAGGAACCGTGCGATTACCTCTACAACGCTGCTCTGCATCAAGCCTACGATTTCTGGAAAGACTCTAAGGAATCAGAGGAGTCTGAATCCGGTTCCGATGAGTCCAAGTCCGGTTCTCACGAATCCAAAGAGTCTAAGTCCAGTTCCCATGAATCGAGTGAATCCGAATCCAAGTCCAAGGAGTCCAAGGAATCAAAAGAATCTGGGTCTAGTGAAACGAAGGAGTCCAAAGAgtccaagaagaaaaagaaatcaaaagagTCTGGCTCTAGTGAATCGAAGGAGTCCAAGGAAtcaaaagaatcaaaagaatccAAGGAATCCAAAGAGTCCAAGGAGTCCAAGGAATCAAAGAATCTAAAGAATCAAAGGAATCTAAGGAGTCCAAAGAATCTAAAGAGTCCAAAGAATCTAAAGAGTCCAAGGAGTCCAAGGAATCAAAAGAATCTAAAGAATCAAAGGAATCTAAGGAGTCAAGGAGTCCAAAGAATCAAAGGAGTCCAAGGAATCTAA
- the LOC123501311 gene encoding uncharacterized protein LOC123501311 produces MESSMGGGGRSYSLTKQVNKIRYKYRRSPDAGHIHICHRHCTMTAKVLLFLTLVAAAAAEGSRSHEEPYRSHESYESEEPKYEYSYQVKDDNDNDFGNEENRDGDLTKGSFYNHLPDGRRQTVKYVVDRQSGFLADVNYEGEAHYDSGSYESHHRQVRESSRPGHGSDSLEQRESPFSFLSRHSRHSSESRFRFGFQDSLESGRPSRESRESTENNGNSRSSESRRHHSPVYYQPMLDSVEYQSRSDESDEDYLMSAAYFIDNYRPQIRYQPS; encoded by the exons ATGGAGTCGAGCATGGGAGGCGGGGGGAGATCTTATTCCCTAACAAAGCAAGTGAATAAAATCAGGTATAAATATCGGCGGTCACCTGATGCTGGACACATCCACATCTGCCACCGCCACTGCACAATGACCGCCAAG GTGCTCCTCTTCCTGACTTTGGTGGCAGCTGCCGCAGCCGAGGGCTCTCGCTCCCACGAG gaGCCCTACAGGTCTCACGAATCTTACGAGTCCGAGGAGCCCAAATACGAGTACAGCTACCAGGTCAaagacgacaacgacaacgacttCGGTAACGAAGAAAACCGTGACGGTGACCTCACCAAAGGGTCATTCTACAACCACCTGCCCGACGGCCGCCGCCAGACGGTGAAATACGTGGTGGACAGACAATCCGGCTTCTTGGCCGACGTCAACTACGAGGGCGAGGCTCATTACGACTCTGGCTCCTACGAGTCCCACCATCGGCAGGTCCGGGAGTCCTCCAGGCCGGGCCACGGATCAGACTCCCTAGAGCAGCGAGAGTCTCCCTTTAGTTTCCTTTCCCGCCACTCCCGTCATTCCAGTGAGTCCAGATTTAGGTTTGGCTTCCAGGACTCACTTGAGTCAGGCAGACCCAGCAGAGAGTCCAGGGAGTCCACAGAGAACAATGGTAATTCAAGGTCCTCAGAGTCCAGGAGGCACCACAGCCCCGTGTACTACCAGCCTATGCTCGACTCAGTGGAGTACCAGTCCAGGTCTGATGAGAGTGACGAGGACTACCTGATGTCCGCCGCGTATTTCATCGACAACTACAGACCACAGATCCGCTACCAGCCCAGCTAA